The genomic region TGCGGCACCGGCGGCCCGGCGGAAGCCACCATTGAGATGGAGATCGACGGTCAGGATGTCAGCGCCACCGCCAGTGGCGACGGCCCGGTGGATGCCACCTTCAAGGCGATCCGGGAGATTCACCCCAACACCGCCCGCCTGCAACTGTATCAGGTGCAGGCGGTGACCGAGGGCACCGACGCCCAGGCCACGGTTTCGGTGCGGCTGGAAGAGGACGGCATGATTGCCACCGGTGAGAGCGCAAATACCGACACGGTTGTGGCCTCGGCCAAGGCCTATGTGAACGCGCTGAACCGGCTGATCATACGCCGTGGAAAAGTTGGTGAAGGTGCCGACACCCGCGAGATCTCGTATAAAGACGTCACCTGAGTGGTGACGTCAGGATAGAGAGGGGCCATCCATCTGGGTGGCCCTTTTTGTTTCCCAGCGGCTTTGAAACGGCGATCTCCCGCGCCCCAAGCTGGTGCGGCTGCGCCGCAACAGATTAGGGCCTTGGGCCCGGCACCGCTACGCGGTGCAAAGTGTTGCGGGGGAAACGTTTCAGCGACAGGTCTGCCCTGAATGCGCCATTGATGGGCTGCAGTTGCAGGCTTCATTTGAGAACCAAGGCGACCTGCAGATATGTCTGATAAAACACCGGGGCGCCATCAGATCAAAAAGTGCGCACTGCGCCTTGCACCAGGAAGTGATAAACCCGCCAAATCAGCTGACCTGCGCCGCGCAGCGGCGCCACGCCCAAGGCTTTGCCTCTCATCTGTGATGAGCGGCAAAGGCGCGGGAGTGCACCGCCTAGATCAATAGGCGGCCACTAAAGCTGGGCCGCTACCTATCGGTCGTGTGTAAACCCTCAGCCCGGTTCGCTGCGACATCACGGCAGGGCTACAGCGCCTTGGCGCTGGCGCGGAGCTCGGTGTCAGGGTGGCGCGGCGGCCTTTACCCGCACCCGGAGTGAAGTGGCTGCAGACCGGGCTCCAATACCCAAGACCTGAGCCGCGAAAAGCGGGCGCGCCCGGCGAAAAGGCGCTAGTTGGACAGAAAACACTCTTTCGCGACGCCGCTGTGCCGCTTATAAGATCTGATGCCCGCGATTTACGCGGAGTCGCGGGCCACTGGTACAGCATTTACAGGATCCCTTTAATATGTCGATCTTTGGATTTTTGTCCGGCCTGTTCACGTCGGATATGGCTATTGACCTTGGAACAGCAAACACCCTGGTCTACGTCAAAGGCCGGGGCGTGATCCTGTCCGAACCTTCGGTGGTGGCTTATCACGTCAAGGATGGCGTCAAGACCGTGCTGGCTGTCGGCGAGGACGCCAAGCTGATGCTGGGCCGAACCCCCGGCTCGATCGAGGCGATCCGGCCAATGCGCGAAGGTGTCATTGCCGATTTTGACACCGCCGAAGAGATGATCAAGTACTTCATCCGCAAGGTCCACAAACGGTCAACCTTCTCCAAACCCAAGATTATCGTCTGTGTGCCATATGGTGCCACGCCGGTTGAGAAGCGGGCAATCCGACAATCGGTGCTGTCAGCCGGGGCCCGCAAGGCCGGGCTGATTGCCGAACCGATTGCGGCGGCCATTGGGGCTGGAATGCCCATCACCGACCCCACCGGCAATATGGTGGTCGATATTGGCGGCGGCACCACCGAAGTGGCGGTCCTGTCGCTGGGTGACATCGTCTATGCGCGCTCGGTGCGGGTTGGCGGCGACCGGATGGACGAAGCGATTATTTCTTATCTGCGACGTCAGCAGAATCTGTTGGTCGGTGAAGCCACCGCTGAGCGCATCAAGACCTCAATCGGCACCGCCCGGATGCCCGACGATGGCCGCGGCCAGTCGATGCAGATTCGCGGTCGTGACCTGCTGAACGGCGTCCCCAAGGAAATCGAGATCAGTCAGGCGCAAATCGCCGAGGCGCTGGCCGAACCGGTTCAGCAAATCTGCGAAGCGGTGATGACAGCGCTTGAGGCCACACCGCCGGATCTGGCCGCGGATATTGTCGACCGTGGCGTCATGCTGACCGGTGGCGGCGCCCTGCTCGGCGACCTGGACCTGACATTGCGTGAACAGACCGGATTGGCGGTGTCGATTGCCGATGAAAGTCTGAATTGCGTGGCTCTGGGCACTGGCAAGGCGCTGGAATTTGAAAAGCAACTGCGCCACGCAATTGATTACGACAGCTAAGGGTCTTACCTTTCGCCATCTATGGGGTGCCATCTAAGTACCCAGGAGGAGCCCCTTGGCCAAAGATCGATCCCAGCGCGAAGACTACGGCACCCCGCTGAAGCGATTGCTGGTTGTGGTAACCTGTCTCTGTCTGGCGCTGATCTTCATTGTCTGGCGCATCGATAGCCCCAGGGTCGAGCGATTCCGGGCTCAGGTCGTCGATGCCGTGGTGCCCAACATGGAATGGGCAATGGTGCCGGTGATCGGCACCATCAATCTGGTGCGCGACTTTCAATCTTATCAGCGATTGTCCAAACAAAACCG from Parasedimentitalea psychrophila harbors:
- a CDS encoding rod shape-determining protein, with product MSIFGFLSGLFTSDMAIDLGTANTLVYVKGRGVILSEPSVVAYHVKDGVKTVLAVGEDAKLMLGRTPGSIEAIRPMREGVIADFDTAEEMIKYFIRKVHKRSTFSKPKIIVCVPYGATPVEKRAIRQSVLSAGARKAGLIAEPIAAAIGAGMPITDPTGNMVVDIGGGTTEVAVLSLGDIVYARSVRVGGDRMDEAIISYLRRQQNLLVGEATAERIKTSIGTARMPDDGRGQSMQIRGRDLLNGVPKEIEISQAQIAEALAEPVQQICEAVMTALEATPPDLAADIVDRGVMLTGGGALLGDLDLTLREQTGLAVSIADESLNCVALGTGKALEFEKQLRHAIDYDS